The Ferrovibrio sp. MS7 sequence TCGCCGAGCAGGCCTCATGGCTCTGGCCGTCGATCTCCAGGCGATAGGTGCGTCCCGGCCAGGAGATGAGCTGGCGCAGCGACTCGACCACATAGGCACCCTTGCCGAGCGTGCGTTTCAATTTGAGCGGCAGGTCGGCCACCACATGGGCGTCAAAACCGACGCCGGCCATGATGGTGAACAGCCGCACAATATTTTTATCTTCCGTATTTTTATCTCCCGGGCCACCGCTTGCGACGAAGCCGGGATAGATGTCCCGCGCCGGGCCGCGCAGCACGGCGTCCATCACCGCCGGCGGGTCGAGCGGCAGGCCGATCTCGGCGGCCAGCACATTGGCGGTGCCGAGCGGAAAGATGCCGAGTGGCGCGGCGCCAGCTTTAGGCAGGCCGTTCGCCACCTCGGCGATGGTGCCGTCGCCGCCGGCCGCCACCACGGCATCATAGCGCTCGGCCATGGCGTCATTGGCGAAGGCTTCGGCATCGCCGCGCCGGGTTGTCGGGCGGTATTCCACCGCGCAGCCGGCTTCTTCCAGCAGGTCGAGATAGGCCTCCAGCCGGGCCCGTTTGCGCCGGCCGGCGGTGGGGTTGTAGATGATCAGCAGCCGGCGGCGGTAGGCGGACGGGTTCATCCCGCCCGCTTAGCAGATTCGGCCCATGGGCGGCAGCGATAGTTTCGTGACAGGATCAAAGAAGGAACATTCGTGCGATTGGCTGACCCTGTGGATGACGCGGAATCCGGGGTTGCCATCGGAATCCAGGGTTGACAGGGGGGTTTCGGCGGCTATAGTGCGCCACCTCGGAATTCCGGTGGCGCCGCATCTGCGGAGCGCCGCCTTTTTACATGGATTGGCCCTAATGTTCGCAGTGATCAAGACCGGCGGTAAGCAGTACAAGGTGGCGGCGGGCGACGTGCTCGAAGTCGAGCTGGTCGCCGGTGAAGCCGGTGCCACCATCGAGTTCGACAAGGTGCTGGCGGTGGGCG is a genomic window containing:
- a CDS encoding diacylglycerol/lipid kinase family protein; this encodes MNPSAYRRRLLIIYNPTAGRRKRARLEAYLDLLEEAGCAVEYRPTTRRGDAEAFANDAMAERYDAVVAAGGDGTIAEVANGLPKAGAAPLGIFPLGTANVLAAEIGLPLDPPAVMDAVLRGPARDIYPGFVASGGPGDKNTEDKNIVRLFTIMAGVGFDAHVVADLPLKLKRTLGKGAYVVESLRQLISWPGRTYRLEIDGQSHEACSAIIAKGHFYAGRFICCPDARLDAPDFQICLLRKPGRLGVLRASVAMTLGFLPRLPEITLLRGKSVRISGMAGDPVQADGDIAGHLPASVTVGERPLKLIMPR